The Gillisia sp. Hel_I_86 genome has a segment encoding these proteins:
- a CDS encoding chorismate-binding protein — protein sequence MSSEDFFNLLRDHLAAGNPTVGYRLPGKESVHLLSQTTKNSFRIKDFSESGFVFAPFKSIENPLFIPEKESTKTFLAHFAGSDFGMNAKDGISEGDEDPRAKSNHINLVEAGAKAIKESDLKKVVLSRKEFQKVKSSAIEIFQNLLLLYPNAFVYIWNHPETGIWLGATPETLLKTERTKFSTMALAGTRKLQNFKENGWTNKEIVEQQIVTDSILFNLKALGYTGDQLKISETYTSEAGSLLHLRTDISGTIKNGTSETGAIIRALHPTPAICGLPKKEAYDFILEHEKYDREFYTGYLGPLNMTTEIKRSNRTRNQENQVYSSIRKDSSVFVNLRCMKYNEGEVAIYVGGGITKDSDTTAEWEETVNKSRTMKAAL from the coding sequence ATGAGCTCCGAAGATTTTTTCAACTTATTAAGGGATCATCTAGCCGCTGGCAATCCAACAGTAGGTTACAGGCTCCCGGGAAAAGAGTCTGTACACCTTTTATCCCAAACAACAAAGAATTCCTTTAGAATCAAGGATTTTTCGGAAAGCGGATTTGTATTTGCTCCATTTAAGAGCATAGAAAACCCACTTTTTATTCCTGAAAAGGAATCAACGAAAACTTTTTTAGCGCATTTTGCAGGATCTGATTTTGGAATGAATGCAAAAGATGGTATTTCTGAAGGGGATGAAGATCCAAGAGCAAAGTCAAATCATATAAATTTAGTCGAGGCTGGGGCAAAGGCAATCAAAGAAAGCGATCTTAAAAAAGTGGTGCTGTCAAGGAAGGAATTTCAAAAAGTGAAAAGCTCGGCTATAGAAATTTTTCAAAATTTACTTTTATTATATCCCAATGCCTTTGTTTATATCTGGAATCATCCGGAAACGGGAATATGGCTGGGCGCAACTCCTGAAACCTTATTAAAAACCGAGCGAACCAAGTTTAGCACGATGGCACTTGCGGGTACTAGAAAGCTTCAGAATTTCAAAGAAAATGGGTGGACCAATAAAGAAATAGTGGAACAACAAATTGTAACCGACTCTATCCTTTTCAATTTAAAGGCCTTGGGATATACCGGAGACCAACTGAAAATTTCCGAAACTTACACAAGTGAAGCTGGGAGTTTATTGCATTTACGGACTGATATTTCTGGAACTATCAAAAACGGCACTTCAGAAACAGGTGCTATTATAAGGGCATTGCATCCCACCCCGGCAATTTGTGGATTGCCAAAAAAAGAGGCTTACGACTTCATTCTCGAGCACGAAAAATACGACCGGGAATTTTATACAGGATATTTGGGCCCATTAAATATGACCACCGAGATCAAACGAAGCAATAGGACCCGCAATCAGGAAAATCAGGTATATTCCAGTATAAGAAAGGATTCTTCGGTTTTCGTGAATTTACGCTGTATGAAATATAATGAGGGAGAAGTTGCAATTTATGTAGGAGGTGGAATAACAAAAGATTCTGATACAACCGCAGAATGGGAAGAAACTGTAAATAAGTCCCGGACCATGAAGGCTGCTTTATAA
- a CDS encoding PaaI family thioesterase, whose translation MFKNTLMETLDIEIVEITDEYVLGKMPVTPKVHQPDGVLHGGATVALAETIGSMASLLLNNSSECIIRGIEISANHVKSIREGFVFAKASAIHKGRTTQLWDIKITDEEDNLISLVKLTTISLPKKS comes from the coding sequence ATGTTCAAGAATACCTTGATGGAAACCTTGGATATCGAAATTGTGGAGATTACAGACGAGTATGTGCTTGGAAAAATGCCGGTAACCCCCAAAGTACATCAACCCGATGGAGTTTTGCATGGAGGGGCTACAGTAGCCTTGGCTGAAACAATTGGGAGCATGGCTTCCCTGCTGCTTAATAATTCTTCGGAATGTATTATTCGAGGGATCGAGATCTCTGCGAACCATGTAAAAAGCATTCGCGAAGGATTTGTTTTTGCAAAGGCTTCTGCCATTCACAAAGGAAGGACAACCCAACTTTGGGACATTAAGATCACAGATGAGGAAGATAATTTGATCTCTTTGGTAAAATTAACCACCATTTCATTGCCTAAAAAAAGCTGA
- a CDS encoding alpha/beta hydrolase, whose product MNPTEKQVSYKITNTYATLNERTSKTKNVWVVFHGIGYLSTYFLKYFKGLNPEENYIVAPQAASKYYLNGKYTHVGASWFTKEKTQQEVENALNYLDEVVKAEDLDTATNLIVLGYSQGVSVVTRWISRRKIQCSQLILCSGGLPKELESQDFQYMEETKVSMIYGKNDPYMDDERLKNEKIHATKLFPNNLSVIPFEGVHEMKPSIIESLV is encoded by the coding sequence ATGAATCCAACCGAAAAACAGGTTTCTTATAAAATCACAAATACCTACGCCACCCTAAATGAACGGACTTCAAAAACGAAAAATGTTTGGGTGGTTTTCCATGGAATAGGATATCTTTCTACATACTTTCTGAAATATTTTAAAGGATTAAATCCTGAAGAAAATTATATCGTCGCTCCCCAGGCTGCTTCCAAGTATTATCTAAATGGAAAATACACGCATGTAGGCGCTTCTTGGTTTACCAAAGAAAAAACCCAGCAGGAAGTAGAAAATGCACTGAATTATTTGGATGAAGTGGTTAAGGCAGAAGATCTAGATACTGCGACAAACCTTATAGTTTTAGGGTATTCACAAGGGGTTTCTGTTGTTACCCGTTGGATTTCCAGAAGAAAAATTCAATGTTCTCAACTCATCCTCTGTTCCGGTGGTCTTCCTAAAGAATTAGAATCCCAAGATTTTCAGTATATGGAGGAAACTAAGGTTAGTATGATATATGGGAAAAATGACCCCTATATGGATGATGAGCGACTGAAAAATGAGAAAATTCATGCCACGAAATTATTCCCAAATAACCTGTCTGTTATCCCATTTGAGGGGGTTCATGAAATGAAACCTTCTATAATTGAATCTTTAGTTTAG
- a CDS encoding Nramp family divalent metal transporter: protein MKIKTANTKQSKSSFLKSLGPGFLLAGAAIGVSHLVQSTRAGADYGFILIWVLVIACATKYPFLEFGPRYAAATGNHLITGYKKLGVFPYWIFIVITIGTMFIIQAAVTIVTAGLAERLFNFGWSPFLWSFIILVCCIALLIIGKYPGLDKSMKIIVTFLTLATLGAVVMAFGAGTTEKALSTPHPSLWTTASLGFIIAFMGWMPIPIDASVWHSIWTKEKSKQTNHKSSIKEAFTDFNIGYLSASFIGLLFLILGALVMFGSGTSFSSNSVEFSSQLVELYGKTLGFWSTPIISIAAFITLLSTTLTVTDAFPRVISELLNPETNKVQNEKKKWKDYKIGIFVIPLLSLCILFFLSGSFIFLIDFATGLSFLSAPFLAYFNYKLVTGNHLKKEDQPTKAYRIFSLICLGLLSVFTLVYLYYILFL from the coding sequence ATGAAAATAAAGACTGCTAATACGAAACAATCAAAAAGTTCTTTTTTAAAAAGTCTTGGCCCCGGATTTTTATTAGCCGGGGCAGCCATTGGAGTTTCCCATTTGGTACAGTCTACCAGAGCCGGGGCCGATTATGGATTTATCCTTATTTGGGTTTTGGTAATCGCTTGCGCTACAAAATACCCTTTTCTGGAATTTGGTCCCCGATATGCCGCCGCAACTGGAAATCATTTAATTACCGGCTACAAAAAACTGGGGGTTTTCCCCTATTGGATCTTTATTGTTATTACCATAGGAACCATGTTTATTATTCAGGCAGCAGTTACGATCGTGACCGCTGGTTTAGCCGAACGGCTTTTTAACTTTGGTTGGTCTCCCTTTCTTTGGAGTTTTATAATTCTTGTATGCTGTATTGCACTTTTAATCATTGGAAAATATCCTGGATTGGATAAAAGCATGAAGATCATTGTCACTTTTTTAACCTTAGCAACCTTGGGCGCTGTAGTTATGGCTTTTGGAGCCGGAACAACAGAAAAGGCACTCAGCACCCCACATCCTTCTTTATGGACCACTGCAAGTCTCGGGTTTATAATTGCTTTTATGGGCTGGATGCCAATTCCTATAGATGCCTCGGTCTGGCACTCCATTTGGACCAAAGAAAAATCTAAACAAACCAATCATAAATCAAGTATTAAAGAAGCCTTTACAGATTTTAATATCGGATATCTTTCGGCATCCTTTATAGGGTTGTTATTTCTAATTCTTGGAGCTTTGGTCATGTTTGGAAGTGGTACTTCCTTTTCTTCAAATTCAGTAGAATTTTCCTCGCAATTGGTAGAACTCTATGGTAAAACTTTAGGCTTTTGGAGTACGCCAATAATATCAATCGCAGCATTTATAACACTGCTAAGCACTACCCTTACCGTAACAGATGCTTTCCCTAGAGTGATTTCAGAATTATTAAATCCGGAAACTAATAAGGTTCAAAATGAAAAGAAAAAATGGAAGGATTATAAAATTGGAATCTTTGTGATACCTCTACTCTCCTTGTGTATTTTATTCTTTCTTTCCGGCTCTTTCATATTTCTGATAGATTTCGCTACCGGACTTTCGTTTTTATCGGCGCCATTTCTGGCGTATTTCAATTATAAATTGGTTACAGGGAATCATTTAAAAAAGGAAGATCAACCCACAAAAGCATATAGGATCTTTAGTTTGATCTGTCTTGGGCTACTCTCTGTTTTTACACTCGTTTATCTCTATTATATTTTGTTTTTGTAA
- the dnaK gene encoding molecular chaperone DnaK: MSKIIGIDLGTTNSCVSVMEGSEPVVIPNAEGKRTTPSVIAFVEGGEIKVGDPAKRQAVTNPTKTISSIKRFMGNKYSESSKEAGRVPYKVIKGDNDTARVDIDGRMYTPQELSAMILQKMKKTAEDYLGHEVTEAVITVPAYFNDSQRHATKEAGEIAGLKVRRIINEPTAAALAYGLDKKSVDQKIAVYDLGGGTFDISILELGDGVFEVLSTNGDTHLGGDDFDQVIIDFLADSFKKAEDIDLRKDPMALQRLKEAAEKAKIELSSSTQTEINLPYVTATASGPKHLVETLTRSKFEQLAHELVKRSMDPVKKALSDAGLSISDIDEVILVGGSTRIPKIQEEVEAFFKKKPSKGVNPDEVVAIGAAIQGGVLTGDVKDVLLLDVTPLSLGIETMGGVMTKLIESNTTIPTKKSQVFSTASDNQPSVEIHVLQGERPMATDNKTIGRFHLDGIPPAQRGTPQIEVTFDIDANGIIKVSATDKATNKTQDIRIEASSGLTEEEIQKMKQDAEANAESDKKTKEKVDKLNEADGMIFQTEKQLKEFGDKISEDKKKPVEDALEELKKAYETQEIETIAPALDKLNEAWKTASEEMYKAQADAQGAPSANGAPGADAGGADDAKQADDVEDVDFEEVK, from the coding sequence ATGAGTAAAATAATTGGAATTGACTTAGGTACTACTAACTCCTGTGTATCTGTAATGGAAGGTAGCGAGCCTGTGGTAATCCCTAATGCCGAGGGGAAAAGAACAACTCCTTCTGTAATTGCATTTGTAGAAGGTGGTGAGATCAAAGTGGGAGATCCTGCAAAACGTCAGGCTGTTACAAACCCAACTAAGACCATATCTTCTATAAAGAGATTTATGGGGAACAAATATTCTGAATCTTCTAAGGAAGCAGGAAGGGTTCCTTATAAAGTGATCAAAGGAGATAACGATACTGCACGAGTGGATATCGACGGGAGAATGTATACTCCACAAGAATTATCTGCAATGATCTTGCAAAAAATGAAAAAAACGGCTGAAGATTATCTTGGACATGAGGTAACTGAAGCGGTTATTACTGTTCCTGCATATTTTAACGATTCTCAACGTCATGCAACGAAAGAAGCTGGTGAGATCGCAGGACTTAAAGTAAGAAGAATTATAAACGAGCCTACTGCTGCGGCATTGGCTTACGGATTGGACAAAAAATCCGTTGATCAAAAGATCGCTGTTTATGACCTTGGTGGGGGTACCTTTGATATCTCTATCCTAGAATTGGGAGATGGTGTATTTGAAGTATTGTCTACAAATGGTGATACGCACCTAGGTGGGGATGATTTTGACCAGGTAATCATAGATTTCCTTGCAGACTCTTTTAAAAAGGCAGAAGACATCGATCTTAGAAAAGATCCTATGGCTTTACAACGTTTAAAAGAAGCTGCTGAAAAAGCGAAGATCGAATTATCTTCTTCTACACAAACAGAGATCAACTTACCATATGTTACGGCTACTGCAAGTGGGCCAAAACACTTGGTAGAGACTTTAACAAGATCTAAATTTGAGCAATTAGCGCATGAGTTGGTAAAACGTTCTATGGATCCCGTGAAAAAGGCATTAAGTGATGCGGGTCTTTCCATAAGTGATATAGATGAAGTTATTTTAGTAGGTGGTTCTACTCGTATTCCTAAAATTCAGGAAGAAGTTGAAGCATTCTTTAAAAAGAAGCCTTCAAAAGGAGTGAATCCAGATGAGGTTGTTGCAATTGGAGCAGCTATTCAAGGTGGGGTATTAACAGGAGATGTAAAAGATGTATTGTTACTGGATGTTACGCCTCTCTCCCTTGGTATCGAAACCATGGGTGGTGTTATGACCAAGTTAATCGAGTCCAACACAACGATTCCTACAAAGAAATCCCAGGTATTCTCTACAGCATCAGATAATCAACCATCGGTTGAGATCCATGTGTTGCAAGGAGAACGTCCTATGGCAACAGATAATAAAACCATTGGTAGGTTCCATTTAGATGGAATTCCACCAGCACAAAGAGGAACTCCGCAAATTGAAGTGACTTTTGATATTGATGCGAATGGTATTATTAAAGTAAGTGCTACAGATAAAGCTACCAACAAAACTCAGGATATTAGAATTGAAGCTTCTTCTGGATTAACTGAAGAGGAGATCCAAAAAATGAAGCAAGATGCTGAAGCAAATGCTGAGTCTGATAAAAAGACGAAAGAGAAAGTAGACAAGTTGAACGAGGCTGATGGAATGATCTTCCAAACTGAAAAGCAATTGAAAGAATTTGGTGATAAAATATCTGAGGATAAGAAAAAACCAGTTGAAGATGCTTTGGAAGAATTGAAGAAAGCTTACGAAACCCAGGAAATTGAAACTATTGCTCCAGCATTGGACAAATTGAACGAAGCATGGAAAACAGCTTCAGAAGAAATGTACAAGGCGCAAGCGGACGCTCAAGGCGCACCAAGTGCAAACGGAGCTCCGGGAGCAGATGCAGGTGGAGCAGACGATGCAAAGCAGGCAGATGATGTTGAAGATGTAGACTTCGAAGAAGTAAAATAA
- a CDS encoding L-serine ammonia-lyase — protein MRKIECISVFDMLKVGVGPSSSHTLGPWRAAQRWIQELKDKKCFEEVEAVHIDLYGSLSLTGKGHATDLAVMLGLAGFDPVRMEIDQIDPEIFNIKTTKSIILNGENAIHFDPETQIKFNRNFLPFHPNGITFRATLRNGKKTSSSYYSIGGGFVVKEERKNASKKMQSFQEFPFPIEKATELLIYCNAENKSISEIVMENEKSLRSPEEIQNGLKEIWDVMLESMYIGCHTEGTLPGGLNVHRRAFDMNKKLLGEASYNSPQEWLETIRHTEVKFRQILKWVSCFALSVNEVNASLGRVVTAPTNGSAGTVPAVLMYYMVIENHQATFEEVKRFMLVAGEIGSLFKKGATISAAMGGCQAEIGVSSAMAAGALTELMGGTPAQVLMASEIAMEHHLGLTCDPIGGLVQIPCIERNAMGAIKAINAAEIAMDSDASKAKVPLDKVIETMWDTAKDMNSKYKETSEGGLAVKVNMSDC, from the coding sequence ATGCGAAAAATAGAATGTATTAGTGTTTTTGATATGTTGAAGGTTGGAGTTGGGCCGTCCAGTTCTCACACTTTAGGTCCCTGGCGAGCAGCGCAAAGATGGATCCAAGAACTCAAGGACAAAAAATGTTTTGAAGAAGTAGAAGCCGTCCATATAGATCTTTATGGTTCGCTTTCCCTTACCGGGAAAGGACATGCCACAGATCTTGCCGTTATGTTGGGCCTAGCGGGATTCGATCCTGTAAGAATGGAAATAGATCAAATAGATCCTGAAATTTTCAATATTAAAACCACTAAATCCATCATTTTAAATGGAGAGAATGCCATCCATTTTGATCCGGAAACCCAAATAAAATTCAATAGAAATTTTCTCCCATTCCATCCTAACGGAATTACTTTTAGAGCTACCTTAAGAAATGGCAAAAAAACCTCCTCCTCCTACTATTCTATCGGTGGCGGGTTTGTTGTAAAAGAGGAGCGCAAGAATGCCTCGAAAAAAATGCAAAGCTTTCAGGAATTTCCGTTTCCAATAGAAAAGGCAACAGAACTTTTGATTTATTGCAATGCAGAGAACAAAAGCATTTCAGAAATCGTGATGGAAAATGAAAAATCCTTACGCTCTCCTGAAGAAATCCAAAACGGATTAAAAGAGATTTGGGATGTTATGCTAGAGTCTATGTATATTGGTTGTCATACAGAAGGCACCTTACCCGGCGGACTCAATGTGCACCGTCGCGCCTTCGATATGAACAAAAAATTACTTGGAGAAGCCTCCTACAATTCCCCACAAGAATGGCTGGAAACCATTAGACATACGGAAGTTAAATTTAGACAGATCCTAAAATGGGTAAGCTGTTTTGCTTTAAGCGTGAACGAGGTAAATGCGTCATTGGGAAGAGTGGTCACCGCTCCAACCAACGGAAGTGCCGGAACTGTTCCTGCCGTGCTCATGTATTATATGGTCATAGAGAATCACCAAGCTACTTTTGAAGAAGTAAAACGATTTATGTTGGTTGCTGGGGAAATAGGAAGTTTATTTAAAAAAGGAGCCACCATCTCTGCTGCTATGGGTGGCTGCCAAGCAGAAATTGGGGTTTCATCGGCCATGGCGGCCGGAGCTCTTACAGAACTTATGGGCGGAACGCCAGCCCAAGTTCTAATGGCAAGTGAAATTGCAATGGAGCACCACCTTGGTCTTACCTGCGATCCAATTGGCGGATTGGTACAAATTCCTTGCATAGAACGCAATGCAATGGGCGCAATAAAAGCCATAAATGCTGCAGAAATTGCGATGGATAGTGATGCATCAAAAGCAAAGGTGCCATTGGACAAGGTAATAGAAACTATGTGGGATACTGCAAAGGACATGAATTCCAAATACAAGGAAACTTCAGAAGGGGGTCTGGCAGTAAAAGTGAATATGAGTGATTGCTGA
- a CDS encoding type II CAAX prenyl endopeptidase Rce1 family protein: MLVSYFVFFALLGILQVLFPNLNFLKYQQSELNSLLSENPWKFALMAVVIAPVLEEGMFRTLIKPSTSEFIFFLCSWILVGVAIFIPVDVHWALKFGFLLLFITLIYFFLKELIPKSFQYKACSFLNRNYISVWIITAVIFGLVHISNYVDGFQIDFLLLLMIVPRIIAGFYFGKVKIENKHMVWPIAMHAMNNATVLLFLIPSMV; encoded by the coding sequence ATGCTGGTTTCCTATTTTGTGTTTTTTGCATTATTAGGAATTCTTCAAGTTTTATTTCCAAATCTAAATTTTCTAAAATATCAGCAATCCGAACTCAATTCCTTATTGTCTGAAAACCCATGGAAATTTGCATTGATGGCAGTGGTTATAGCTCCGGTTTTGGAGGAAGGGATGTTCCGCACGCTAATTAAACCCTCTACAAGCGAATTCATATTTTTCCTTTGCAGCTGGATCCTCGTGGGTGTTGCCATTTTTATACCAGTAGATGTACATTGGGCATTAAAATTTGGCTTTCTACTGCTCTTCATCACGTTGATCTACTTTTTTCTGAAAGAATTAATCCCTAAATCGTTTCAATATAAAGCATGTAGTTTTTTAAACAGGAATTATATAAGTGTTTGGATCATCACCGCGGTTATTTTTGGATTGGTGCATATCTCCAATTATGTAGATGGGTTTCAAATAGATTTTTTATTGTTGTTAATGATCGTGCCCAGGATTATAGCCGGGTTTTACTTTGGGAAAGTTAAGATCGAAAACAAACACATGGTGTGGCCAATTGCGATGCATGCCATGAACAATGCAACCGTCCTATTATTTCTTATCCCTAGCATGGTATAG
- a CDS encoding nuclear transport factor 2 family protein, producing the protein MRRYLSILLFFIGSIGYGQQTIDEVAAKTLIEDFFTAFHKQDTTALRSMVHPEIQMQSISVKKDAEPKLIIEEFGSFLKAISAIPKTTKFEEKIHSFKIQVDGPMANVSTPYSFFVNGELSHCGVNTFQLFKEKGFWKIVYLIDTRTKEGCIPE; encoded by the coding sequence ATGAGGCGCTATTTAAGCATATTGCTATTTTTCATTGGATCCATAGGCTATGGACAGCAGACAATTGATGAAGTTGCTGCCAAGACACTTATAGAGGATTTTTTTACAGCTTTTCATAAACAAGATACTACAGCACTTAGGTCCATGGTGCATCCAGAGATCCAGATGCAGTCCATAAGTGTGAAAAAAGATGCCGAGCCTAAATTGATAATAGAAGAGTTTGGAAGCTTTTTGAAAGCTATTTCTGCAATTCCCAAAACCACAAAATTTGAAGAGAAAATCCACTCCTTTAAAATTCAAGTAGATGGTCCAATGGCAAATGTGTCTACCCCTTATTCATTTTTCGTGAATGGGGAATTAAGTCATTGTGGCGTAAATACTTTTCAGCTATTTAAAGAAAAAGGCTTTTGGAAGATCGTCTATCTAATAGATACTCGAACCAAAGAAGGATGTATTCCTGAATAA
- the panB gene encoding 3-methyl-2-oxobutanoate hydroxymethyltransferase produces the protein MSVAKKQYKRITTKSLVEMKANGEKIAMLTAYDYTMAQIVDGAGIDVILVGDSASNVMAGHETTLPITLDQMIYHAASVVRGIERSLVVVDLPFGSYQSDPKEALRSAIRIMKESGGHAVKMEGGKEIKESIKRILNAGIPVMGHLGLTPQSIYKFGTYTVRAKEEQEAEKLKEDALLLEKLGCFAMVLEKVPAKLAKEVAESVSIPIIGIGAGNGVDGQVLVTHDMLGMNHQFNPRFLRRYADMHGEMTKAFESYKNDVKSKSFPTDEEQY, from the coding sequence ATGTCAGTTGCCAAGAAACAGTATAAAAGGATTACCACCAAGTCGTTGGTTGAAATGAAAGCCAATGGGGAAAAGATCGCAATGCTCACCGCATACGACTATACCATGGCTCAAATTGTGGATGGTGCGGGGATAGATGTGATTTTGGTGGGCGATTCTGCCAGTAATGTAATGGCGGGTCACGAGACCACACTTCCTATTACCTTGGATCAGATGATCTATCATGCCGCCAGTGTGGTGAGGGGAATCGAGCGTTCTTTGGTAGTGGTAGACCTTCCGTTTGGAAGTTACCAGAGTGATCCCAAAGAGGCACTTAGATCTGCCATTAGAATTATGAAGGAAAGTGGGGGACATGCTGTAAAGATGGAAGGTGGAAAAGAAATCAAAGAATCCATAAAACGGATTTTAAATGCGGGAATCCCTGTAATGGGACATTTAGGACTTACCCCACAATCTATATATAAATTTGGAACCTATACGGTACGTGCAAAAGAAGAACAAGAAGCCGAAAAGTTAAAAGAGGATGCATTATTGTTGGAAAAATTAGGCTGTTTTGCGATGGTGCTGGAAAAAGTACCCGCCAAACTTGCTAAAGAAGTGGCAGAAAGTGTGAGCATTCCAATTATTGGAATTGGTGCGGGAAATGGGGTAGATGGCCAAGTATTGGTAACCCATGATATGTTGGGAATGAATCATCAATTCAATCCTAGGTTTTTAAGGCGTTATGCAGATATGCATGGAGAAATGACCAAAGCCTTTGAAAGTTATAAAAACGATGTAAAAAGCAAAAGTTTCCCAACAGACGAGGAGCAATATTAA
- a CDS encoding RluA family pseudouridine synthase produces the protein MNSEKIISNKQNLQVLYEDNHLIVVNKRPGDIVQGDKTGDTPLSEVVKEYIKDKYNKPGNVYLGVVHRLDRPTSGIVVFARTSKALPRLNQFFKDRDAKKTYWALVKNRPPKEEGSLTHYLKRNPKQNKSYAHIKEVPESKKAILDYKIIQKLDNYLLLEIDLHTGRHHQIRSQLSAIGCPIKGDLKYGFDRSNKDASISLHARKLSFKHPVKDLELNLIAPTPNDPIWAAVEIL, from the coding sequence TTGAATTCAGAAAAGATTATTTCCAACAAGCAGAACCTTCAGGTTTTATATGAGGACAATCATTTAATTGTTGTTAATAAAAGACCGGGAGATATTGTTCAAGGTGATAAAACAGGCGATACGCCACTTAGTGAAGTTGTAAAAGAATATATAAAGGATAAATACAACAAGCCTGGAAATGTATATTTGGGAGTAGTCCATCGCTTGGATAGGCCAACCAGCGGGATTGTGGTCTTTGCCAGAACGTCTAAAGCTTTGCCTAGGTTAAATCAGTTTTTTAAGGATAGGGATGCAAAGAAAACCTATTGGGCTCTTGTAAAAAACAGGCCTCCAAAGGAAGAAGGTTCCCTTACCCATTATTTAAAGAGAAATCCAAAACAGAATAAATCTTACGCTCATATAAAAGAAGTGCCAGAGAGCAAAAAAGCAATCTTGGATTATAAAATCATTCAGAAATTAGATAACTATCTTCTTTTGGAAATAGACTTACATACAGGAAGGCACCATCAAATAAGAAGTCAATTATCTGCGATTGGTTGCCCAATTAAGGGTGACCTTAAATATGGTTTTGACAGGAGCAATAAGGACGCAAGTATTTCCCTGCATGCCCGTAAATTATCATTTAAACATCCCGTAAAAGATTTGGAATTAAATTTAATAGCACCCACTCCCAATGATCCAATTTGGGCTGCGGTTGAAATTTTATAA
- a CDS encoding neutral zinc metallopeptidase, whose protein sequence is MKWKGNRKSGNFEDRRGKSTGGKVAIGGGIIGIIFLAIQLFSGGDISETLQQLETQAPMSSSGARELTAEEIELGEFTESILVYTEDTWNKIFSENNMNYQEPGLVLFTNAVQTACGGASAASGPFYCPADQKVYMDLSFFEELRTRFGAQGGDFAIAYVIAHEVGHHVQTILGTSGKVRQLQQGKSQAAANELSVALELQADFYAGLWAYHNKEYLEEGDIQEALSAASAVGDDAIQKKTQGRVVPDAFTHGTSKQRMDWFMRGYNSGDIRQGDTFKGRLN, encoded by the coding sequence ATGAAATGGAAAGGCAATAGAAAAAGTGGCAATTTTGAGGATCGTCGAGGAAAATCCACAGGGGGAAAAGTAGCTATAGGTGGGGGAATTATAGGGATTATTTTTCTAGCTATTCAACTCTTTTCTGGTGGTGATATTTCTGAAACACTTCAGCAATTGGAAACTCAAGCCCCTATGTCTTCTTCTGGAGCTAGGGAATTAACTGCGGAAGAAATTGAATTAGGGGAGTTTACCGAAAGTATCCTCGTTTATACAGAGGACACTTGGAATAAGATATTTTCTGAAAATAACATGAATTACCAAGAGCCTGGGTTGGTGTTGTTTACAAATGCGGTTCAAACAGCTTGTGGTGGGGCTTCTGCGGCATCGGGACCTTTTTATTGTCCTGCAGATCAGAAAGTATATATGGATCTTTCTTTCTTCGAAGAATTGAGAACCCGTTTTGGTGCTCAGGGAGGTGACTTCGCTATTGCCTATGTAATTGCTCATGAAGTTGGGCATCACGTACAAACCATTTTGGGAACTTCCGGGAAAGTAAGGCAATTGCAACAAGGTAAAAGTCAGGCGGCAGCGAATGAGCTATCGGTCGCATTGGAATTGCAAGCCGATTTTTACGCAGGCCTGTGGGCGTATCATAATAAAGAATATTTAGAGGAAGGTGATATTCAAGAAGCTTTAAGTGCCGCGAGCGCTGTGGGCGATGATGCTATCCAGAAAAAAACCCAAGGAAGGGTTGTACCAGATGCTTTTACGCATGGAACATCCAAGCAACGAATGGACTGGTTTATGAGGGGTTACAACTCTGGAGATATAAGACAAGGTGATACTTTTAAAGGGCGACTTAATTAA